A genomic region of Nymphaea colorata isolate Beijing-Zhang1983 chromosome 2, ASM883128v2, whole genome shotgun sequence contains the following coding sequences:
- the LOC116247450 gene encoding RING-H2 finger protein ATL43-like, translating to MKLLLFLCLVLPISLAEKLHKEERANQFDTAVPVYLASFSIVVVVFSMITVLCAQWRTGSCGPDSEDGDVRVHGGSLYVHLRTFPVAEEIINSLPVLRFSSLSCSSEGLEKCPICLAKFEEADALRLLPKCSHSFHMKCIDGWLQTNSTCPVCRQMVEARDLLQPLHGSPDSGCLEKTAE from the coding sequence ATGAAACTCCTTTTATTTCTCTGCTTGGTCTTGCCCATCTCCCTTGCTGAGAAGCTCCATAAAGAGGAAAGGGCAAACCAATTTGATACTGCTGTACCTGTCTATCTTGCCTCCTTCTCGATCGTTGTCGTCGTGTTCTCCATGATTACTGTCTTATGTGCACAATGGAGGACTGGCAGCTGCGGACCCGATAGCGAAGATGGTGACGTCCGTGTCCATGGCGGCAGCTTATATGTCCACTTGAGAACTTTTCCAGTTGCAGAAGAAATCATCAATTCGCTGCCTGTGCTCCGATTCTCATCTCTTAGCTGCTCGAGTGAAGGCCTCGAGAAATGTCCCATCTGCCTTGCCAAGTTTGAAGAAGCTGATGCACTTCGTTTGCTGCCCAAGTGCAGCCACTCGTTTCACATGAAGTGCATAGACGGATGGCTTCAGACCAACTCGACCTGCCCCGTTTGCCGGCAAATGGTGGAGGCCCGAGACCTTTTGCAACCTCTGCATGGCTCACCGGATTCAGGCTGCTTGGAGAAAACAGCCGAGTGA
- the LOC116247452 gene encoding RING-H2 finger protein ATL43-like: MDEFILLPVFHVLLCLVLFLTVRFCKRWRNAARRNNDLINEVIDVAATHSGASLTSAGVNKDLINSLPVIQFSSLSCSSCGLEECAICLAKFEDTDALHLLPKCRHAFHAECIRQWLADHWSCPVCRQMVEAEDFRSFPCLDGLLNPGSLEQTIQIDNDGCVQSETGENLVKEIGGCSNSSGGANTNKDDSQINTSVSDIKPQLVQP, encoded by the coding sequence ATGGATGAGTTCATACTTTTGCCTGTCTTCCATGTATTATTATGTTTGGTTTTGTTTCTCACGGTTCGTTTTTGCAAACGATGGCGGAACGCTGCCAGAAGGAACAATGATTTGATCAATGAGGTTATAGATGTTGCTGCCACCCATTCAGGTGCCTCTCTGACATCTGCCGGAGTCAACAAGGATCTCATCAATTCTCTGCCTGTGATTCAGTTCTCATCTCTCAGTTGCTCAAGTTGCGGATTAGAGGAATGTGCCATCTGCCTCGCCAAGTTTGAAGACACAGACGCACTTCATTTGCTGCCCAAGTGCAGACATGCATTTCATGCAGAATGCATACGCCAATGGCTCGCTGACCACTGGAGCTGCCCAGTTTGTCGGCAAATGGTGGAAGCTGAAGACTTTAGGTCATTTCCATGTTTGGATGGCTTACTGAATCCAGGCAGCTTGGAGCAGACGATTCAAATTGATAATGATGGTTGTGTTCAGAGTGAGACCGGGGAAAACTtggtgaaagaaattggaggaTGCAGCAATTCCTCAGGCGGTGCAAATACAAACAAGGATGATTCACAGATAAACACTTCTGTTTCTGACATTAAACCACAACTGGTGCAGCCGTAA
- the LOC116248852 gene encoding putative RING-H2 finger protein ATL12, which translates to MNPLFFWLCFTFGLIPCCFILSFVLFILAEFISGQLNCRSNSGAEVSEWPREIISQDVLPTYSGVDRKLIASLPLCRFSSLGGPNFGHECAVCLSKFEDLDILHLLPKCRHVFHVSCIDEWLEMNSTCPLCRQDVTAHDITLFKYSWKLSCSQNRDQSAKARSGQLPCSKMQETDHENGLPFLIADSSSFIKKDDGDHEQMLPSHEIAIPNNLDLVFLNSISSKQPSTMGNCGKGDVDMV; encoded by the coding sequence ATGAATCCTCTTTTCTTCTGGCTCTGCTTTACCTTTGGTTTGATCCCCTGCTGCTTCATCTTGTCCTTCGTTCTCTTCATCCTTGCTGAGTTCATCAGCGGACAACTTAACTGCAGAAGCAATTCTGGTGCCGAAGTCTCTGAATGGCCTCGAGAAATCATCTCACAGGATGTCCTGCCAACATATTCTGGAGTTGACAGGAAGCTCATCGCATCTCTGCCTCTATGTCGATTCTCTTCTCTGGGAGGCCCAAACTTTGGCCACGAATGTGCCGTCTGCCTCTCGAAATTTGAAGACTTGGACATCCTTCATCTGCTTCCGAAATGCAGGCATGTCTTTCACGTATCCTGTATAGATGAATGGCTGGAGATGAATTCAACCTGTCCGTTGTGTCGGCAGGACGTTACTGCTCATGACATTACCCTGTTCAAGTATTCCTGGAAATTAAGCTGCTCACAGAACAGGGACCAATCTGCCAAAGCCAGGTCAGGGCAGCTTCCTTGTAGCAAAATGCAGGAGACTGATCATGAAAATGGGCTGCCATTTCTCATTGCTGATAGCAGCAGTTTCATTAAGAAAGATGATGGAGATCATGAACAGATGTTGCCGAGTCACGAAATCGCCATTCCAAACAACTTAGATCTTGTCTTCCTCAACTCCATCTCAAGCAAGCAACCATCAACCATGGGAAATTGCGGCAAGGGAGATGTTGACATGGTGTAG
- the LOC116248636 gene encoding ankyrin repeat-containing protein At2g01680-like, with protein sequence MDRRLYETCIKGNVDALDELVREDELILDQVTTQSLQTPLHLATLFGHLNLVAAILMLRPTMVGAENWKMETPIHEACRLGNAGILRLLLDKDRWAACKLNSENETPLLLACRRGHLDVVRMLLGEPVLQISEFEGSSTCLHLAASGGYTEIVRDILKVRPYFASRLDERGRSPLHLSSRKGHIGATSELVKFDSDLSLVADKEGWTPLHMAATKGSVHILSEILSVSRESMAMLTIAGDSVLHLGVKNNRLDVVKYVVENMDVSEILNLRDRGGNTILHLAVAAKLPQMVKYIVSKTRIDINMVNLDGLTALDMVGDEDRVDKARQMRTALENAGAKHSRETQQAFTPNVQRTEMARERIPSPCHSPPLDLQNIATPKERGISSPGGRSASPVPSWSQHQQRPRSRKSHLKNHSEGLRNSRNTITVVAVLIATVSFAAVISPPGGVYDQGDFAGKAIMGNTKGFKIFMVCNDLALFSSLSTVIILISIVPFQRRVLTKLLSVTQRVTWASVTFMVMAYMAATCVILPRGHSSKGMLVALYSIGWGTIGPVFVGLFVLLVRHWIRKEELKKGKRKKRHSSRKASHCRRISDEEAHANSSDESFNSDVLSSEVEGYSVH encoded by the exons ATGGATAGAAGGCTTTACGAGACCTGCATCAAAGGCAATGTTGATGCATTGGATGAGTTAGTCAGGGAAGATGAGCTCATACTCGATCAAGTGACAACCCAGTCCCTGCAGACGCCATTGCACCTTGCTACTCTATTTGGGCATCTCAACTTGGTGGCCGCGATCCTCATGCTCCGGCCAACGATGGTGGGTGCAGAGAATTGGAAGATGGAAACTCCAATACATGAGGCGTGCCGGCTCGGAAATGCAGGCATATTGCGCCTCCTGCTGGACAAGGATCGTTGGGCTGCTTGCAAGCTCAACAGTGAGAACGAGACCCCTCTCTTACTGGCATGTCGTCGGGGACATCTTGACGTGGTGAGAATGCTTCTGGGCGAGCCAGTGCTGCAGATCTCGGAGTTTGAGGGTTCTTCTACTTGCCTGCATCTTGCAGCATCTGGGGGCTACACAG AAATCGTTCGAGATATCCTCAAAGTGAGGCCTTATTTTGCGTCGAGATTGGACGAAAGGGGGAGGTCCCCATTGCATCTTTCTTCGAGGAAAGGGCACATAGGAGCAACAAGTGAGCTGGTGAAGTTCGATTCTGATCTCTCACTTGTAGCTGATAAGGAGGGATGGACTCCTCTGCACATGGCGGCCACCAAAGGATCGGTGCATATCTTGTCTGAGATCCTGTCCGTGAGTCGGGAGTCTATGGCCATGCTCACCATCGCTGGCGATAGCGTGCTCCATCTGGGCGTGAAGAACAACCGCCTGGACGTGGTGAAGTATGTGGTGGAGAACATGGATGTCTCGGAGATTCTTAACTTGCGTGACCGGGGAGGCAACACCATTTTACACCTTGCAGTAGCTGCAAAACTTCCTCAA ATGGTGAAGTACATAGTTAGCAAGACACGGATTGATATCAACATGGTCAATCTGGATGGCCTTACTGCTCTTGACATGGTGGGAGATGAAGACAGAGTTGATAAGGCACGTCAAATGCGAACTGCACTTGAAAACGCCGGTGCCAAACATTCCAGGGAAACTCAACAGGCATTTACGCCGAACGTGCAGAGAACAGAAATGGCGAGGGAGCGGATCCCAAGTCCATGCCACAGTCCTCCGCTGGACCTGCAGAATATAGCAACCCCAAAGGAGCGGGGAATCTCCAGCCCTGGAGGCAGATCGGCTTCCCCGGTGCCTTCCTGGTCCCAGCACCAGCAGCGGCCGAGGTCGAGGAAGAGTCACCTAAAGAACCACAGTGAAGGCCTAAGAAACTCACGCAATACAATAACAGTGGTGGCGGTCCTCATCGCCACCGTGAGTTTTGCGGCCGTGATCAGCCCTCCCGGCGGGGTATACGACCAAGGCGACTTTGCCGGAAAGGCCATCATGGGTAACACAAAAGGCTTCAAGATATTCATGGTCTGCAATGACTTGGCCCTTTTCTCATCACTCAGCACTGTCATCATCCTCATCAGCATTGTGCCCTTCCAGCGGCGCGTGCTGACGAAGCTCCTCTCAGTGACCCAGAGGGTGACGTGGGCATCCGTCACCTTCATGGTGATGGCTTACATGGCAGCCACGTGTGTGATCTTGCCACGCGGACACAGCAGCAAGGGGATGTTGGTGGCTCTTTACTCCATAGGATGGGGCACAATTGGGCCTGTATTTGTGGGGCTGTTTGTGTTGCTGGTTAGGCACTGGATACGGAAGGAGGAActcaagaaagggaaaaggaagaagcgCCACAGCAGCCGGAAGGCAAGCCATTGCCGGCGTATCTCCGACGAAGAGGCACATGCCAATTCAAGTGATGAATCATTTAACTCCGATGTCTTAAGCTCGGAGGTGGAAGGATATAGTGTACATTAG